In Candidatus Brocadia sp., a single genomic region encodes these proteins:
- a CDS encoding aldehyde dehydrogenase family protein has product MAVDETGRGIYEDKALKNLYATENVYNMIKHEKTVGIIRDSTEDDYFEVVEPVGVIAAITPVTNPTSTTLFKSIIAVKSCNPIIFAFHRCAHNCSQHAAEIVRNAAVREGAPAHCIQWIETPSRKAITALLTHPKVAMILATGGASLVNAAYSSDKPAIGVGPGNTPCYIDKTADLRRTVTDLVLSKTFDNGMICSSEQSLVVDRAISDEVVSLLRSMGCYFLNPDEVQKLSAVAIGRTKAINPDIIGQPAEKIAEMAGLSVPKETKILIAPLDGVGPAYPLSGKKLSPILSLYLARNQQEAIERCEQIIAHGELGHTAVIHSEDANAIRVFSNRVRTTRLLANSSSSHGGPGDLYNTYVPSLTFAVVGLPPIVPQPNVSARDLINVKRVARRKLRLRWFKMPPEIYFEPGSLRFLARLPGKRAFVVAANSAVHSGIIARALSFLKSAGIATRVFQGIEADPEPGVVSRGAEDMASFHPDTIVAVGGGGLRSTVNARRSVDAERHGYRE; this is encoded by the coding sequence ATGGCGGTGGACGAAACCGGCAGAGGTATTTACGAAGACAAGGCGCTCAAGAACCTGTATGCGACCGAAAACGTTTATAATATGATAAAGCACGAAAAGACCGTCGGCATCATTCGCGACAGCACCGAAGACGATTACTTCGAGGTCGTCGAGCCAGTCGGGGTAATAGCGGCCATCACACCAGTGACCAATCCTACTTCAACAACATTGTTCAAGAGCATCATCGCTGTGAAGTCCTGCAACCCGATCATTTTCGCCTTTCATCGCTGCGCGCACAACTGTAGTCAGCACGCGGCCGAAATCGTGCGCAACGCAGCCGTCCGCGAAGGTGCGCCCGCGCACTGCATCCAGTGGATCGAAACGCCATCCCGCAAGGCGATCACCGCGCTTCTGACCCATCCTAAAGTCGCCATGATTCTCGCAACCGGCGGGGCATCGCTCGTCAACGCCGCCTACAGCAGCGACAAGCCAGCCATCGGTGTCGGTCCCGGAAATACCCCCTGCTACATTGATAAGACAGCCGATCTGCGGCGGACAGTCACCGACCTAGTCTTGAGCAAGACCTTCGATAACGGGATGATCTGCTCCTCGGAGCAATCCCTGGTGGTCGATCGTGCAATCAGCGACGAGGTGGTCAGCCTGCTGCGCAGCATGGGGTGCTACTTTCTCAACCCGGACGAGGTACAGAAACTGTCAGCCGTCGCCATTGGTAGAACGAAGGCGATCAACCCTGACATTATCGGGCAGCCTGCCGAGAAGATCGCCGAGATGGCCGGACTCTCGGTACCGAAGGAAACGAAGATCCTGATCGCACCACTCGACGGTGTTGGCCCCGCATATCCGCTCTCGGGAAAGAAGCTGAGCCCGATTCTCTCACTTTATCTCGCCCGAAATCAGCAAGAGGCGATCGAACGCTGCGAGCAGATCATTGCTCACGGTGAACTGGGGCACACGGCCGTCATTCACAGCGAAGATGCCAACGCCATTCGCGTGTTCAGCAACCGTGTCCGCACCACCCGCCTGTTGGCCAACTCGTCTTCGAGCCATGGCGGTCCCGGCGATCTGTACAACACCTATGTTCCCTCACTGACGTTTGCTGTGGTCGGGTTGCCTCCCATCGTGCCGCAGCCAAACGTCAGTGCGCGCGATCTCATCAACGTCAAGCGAGTGGCCAGGCGGAAGCTGAGGCTGCGCTGGTTCAAGATGCCCCCCGAAATCTATTTCGAACCAGGTTCACTGAGATTTCTTGCACGACTTCCGGGAAAACGGGCATTCGTCGTCGCGGCCAATTCGGCCGTTCACTCCGGGATCATCGCGCGAGCGTTAAGCTTCCTCAAAAGTGCCGGCATCGCGACTCGAGTCTTCCAGGGAATCGAGGCCGACCCCGAACCTGGCGTGGTCTCACGCGGCGCAGAAGACATGGCCAGCTTTCACCCCGACACCATCGTTGCTGTCGGTGGCGGCGGTCTGCGATCTACTGTCAATGCTCGACGTTCCGTCGACGCTGAAAGACATGGATATCGCGAGTGA
- a CDS encoding VWA domain-containing protein, which translates to MISFLNPLLLLGILGASIPIIIHLINRKKAISHKFAAIDFILETNKRIYVKFKLRQLILLILRASLLVFLAMALAKPFIKGFGGGAAEKNIPTSNIIIIDDSYSMQYSDRHESFFVSAKTAAKKIIDTLTKDDDAAIITCSSIASHVLPELDYDKKHLLNFVEQVQPSFTTTQIAPALDAAIEILTSAKSPVKRIFLLTDMTRNGWDPNWFKSAQEKLRRYVSRIHIVDMSEGKTLKNIAITQVETQLDILEKNAEGHIKVTVSNFLPTRAKDLLAQVFIDGEKATQGFFNIEANTSETKDFFFNVEKGKDHVGWIEISGDNLNVDNKRYFTINKSHKLDALLIDGDPRTIIYESETFYLEKALNPGREHASPIKPVICSIHEVNNFTFTDFNIIFLCNVETLPFEKIHELEKFVQEGGSVIFTLGNKVDANYYNNSFGALLPHRLHATRTFSSNSPLSEEQPLHLKTTEPIHPVINILSETQMNTLSLVKFYRIFYVDPTPLGNCRAILSFSDGTPALIERQVERGKTALFTSSIDRDWTDLPVKPFFLPLMQQLCRYVSGSLTEEIQKEILVKHDWQFPCPYDINTIEITNPEGTKTVLQPQFINNENSFLYNETNIPGIYAVTVNGKPHPQLPQIFPVNVDATESNLDKIDQKEITALMGGTNLTITTSHIDEGRDVLLGEAKKTLWGPILFLTLCILFIESFISRK; encoded by the coding sequence ATGATCTCCTTTCTTAATCCCCTTTTGTTACTGGGTATCCTGGGCGCAAGCATCCCCATCATTATCCATCTCATAAACAGGAAAAAGGCAATATCGCATAAATTTGCTGCCATTGATTTTATATTAGAAACCAACAAACGTATCTATGTAAAATTCAAACTTCGTCAATTGATCCTTTTAATCCTCAGGGCTTCTCTGCTTGTTTTCCTTGCCATGGCCCTTGCCAAGCCCTTTATAAAGGGCTTTGGCGGTGGAGCTGCAGAAAAAAACATCCCTACAAGCAACATCATTATCATAGACGACTCTTACAGTATGCAGTATTCAGACCGCCATGAGTCATTTTTCGTATCTGCAAAAACTGCCGCAAAGAAGATCATAGATACCCTAACGAAAGACGATGATGCCGCGATAATTACCTGTTCCAGTATAGCATCACACGTCCTGCCAGAACTCGACTATGACAAAAAACATCTTTTAAACTTCGTAGAGCAAGTGCAACCCAGTTTTACGACCACTCAGATTGCACCTGCACTTGATGCGGCAATCGAAATTTTAACAAGTGCAAAGTCACCTGTGAAAAGAATATTTTTGCTTACGGATATGACACGAAACGGCTGGGATCCTAATTGGTTCAAGAGCGCGCAAGAAAAATTACGAAGATACGTGTCCAGAATTCACATCGTGGACATGTCGGAAGGTAAAACACTCAAAAACATCGCCATTACCCAAGTTGAAACACAACTTGACATATTAGAAAAGAATGCAGAAGGCCATATCAAGGTAACCGTATCCAATTTTTTACCCACCCGTGCTAAAGACCTCCTGGCACAAGTGTTTATTGATGGGGAAAAAGCAACTCAAGGATTTTTCAATATCGAAGCCAACACATCAGAAACGAAGGATTTTTTCTTTAACGTAGAAAAAGGGAAAGACCATGTAGGTTGGATTGAGATTTCTGGGGACAATTTAAATGTAGACAATAAACGATATTTCACAATAAATAAGTCGCACAAATTAGATGCCCTGCTGATTGACGGCGATCCCAGGACAATTATTTACGAAAGTGAAACATTTTATCTTGAAAAGGCATTAAACCCTGGCCGTGAACACGCATCCCCGATCAAACCGGTGATATGTTCTATACACGAAGTGAATAACTTTACCTTTACCGATTTCAATATTATCTTTTTGTGCAACGTCGAAACCTTACCGTTTGAAAAGATCCATGAGCTTGAGAAGTTCGTACAAGAGGGGGGATCGGTAATTTTTACCCTTGGCAATAAGGTGGATGCCAATTACTACAATAACTCGTTCGGCGCCCTCCTGCCTCATCGACTTCACGCTACGAGGACTTTTTCCAGTAACAGTCCACTATCGGAAGAACAACCCCTTCATCTAAAGACGACTGAACCAATACACCCGGTTATAAACATCCTTTCCGAAACCCAAATGAACACATTGTCTTTGGTAAAATTTTATCGGATATTTTATGTTGATCCAACACCCTTAGGAAATTGCAGGGCCATACTTTCCTTTTCCGATGGTACCCCTGCCCTTATTGAACGGCAAGTCGAACGAGGAAAGACTGCGCTCTTTACGTCATCGATTGATAGAGATTGGACGGACCTCCCCGTAAAGCCCTTTTTCCTCCCTCTCATGCAACAACTGTGTAGATATGTATCGGGAAGTTTAACAGAAGAGATACAAAAAGAAATCCTGGTTAAACACGATTGGCAATTCCCTTGCCCCTACGATATTAATACCATAGAAATAACCAATCCCGAAGGAACAAAAACCGTCCTGCAACCACAATTCATTAATAACGAAAATTCTTTTTTATACAACGAGACCAATATCCCGGGGATTTACGCTGTTACTGTGAATGGGAAGCCACATCCACAATTACCCCAAATATTTCCCGTGAATGTAGATGCTACCGAATCCAACCTGGACAAAATAGATCAAAAAGAGATTACAGCCCTCATGGGTGGTACAAACCTTACGATAACAACCTCCCATATCGATGAAGGTCGCGACGTACTCCTGGGAGAAGCCAAAAAGACCCTTTGGGGCCCCATCCTCTTTCTCACCCTTTGCATCCTCTTCATCGAATCATTTATTTCCAGAAAATAA